The Acinonyx jubatus isolate Ajub_Pintada_27869175 chromosome D1, VMU_Ajub_asm_v1.0, whole genome shotgun sequence genome includes a window with the following:
- the TIMM10 gene encoding mitochondrial import inner membrane translocase subunit Tim10 translates to MDPLRAQQLAAELEVEMMADMYNRMTSACHRKCVPPHYKEAELSKGESVCLDRCVSKYLDIHERMGKKLTELSMQDEEVIKRVQQSSGPV, encoded by the exons ATGGATCCGCTCAGGGCCCAGCAGCTGGCCGCAGAGCTGGAGGTGGAGATGATGGCTGATATGTACAACAG AATGACCAGTGCCTGCCACCGGAAGTGCGTGCCTCCCCACTACAAGGAAGCAGAACTGTCCAAGGGCGAGTCTGTGTGCCTGGACCGCTGTGTCTCCAAGTACCTGGACATCCATGAGCGGATGGGCAAAAAGTTGACAGAGTTGTCTATGCAGGATGAAGAGGTGATAAAGAGGGTGCAGCAGAGCTCTGGGCCCGTGTGA